Proteins found in one Trichoplusia ni isolate ovarian cell line Hi5 chromosome 14, tn1, whole genome shotgun sequence genomic segment:
- the LOC113500808 gene encoding uncharacterized protein LOC113500808, which translates to MSFDVGRFIICLITEEDYDAFCLAYMFTYRDFEMGTLGLAWTGDLKNAGGVCEKNGHYRGSMKSLNTGIVTLLNYGKHVPPAVSHVTLAHEIGHNFGSPHDPEVCTPFGEDGNYIMFARATSGDRKNNNKFSPCSLRAIDPVLNNKARSPKGCFTEPQPAICGNGVVEEGEECDCGWASECTDVCCRPQAARPHYKPCTLTEHSVCSPSQGPCCTASCTLKFGDKCRSDNGCRDAAFCDGKRAGCPASRHKPNRTRCDKELVCYMGECTGSICLAYGLESCQCPARSEDPRSACELCCRRPGGACLSSFHWNTAPFDVPDMYAKPGTPCNDYNGYCDVFQRCREVDPSGPLATLRKLLLSDESIAGFKRWVLKHWYAVLLILLAVIALLVASTRFLGRHGKKLKSVTIIHSSTTETVRLPDAADQGLIVHTAVRSKLPLKKKVALRTRAYRNKKDHKKLGDKASPLHNANKKRKPISQAKLEEAPKITKESTAIVTNAEGKSPKHVILSKHKGKIKKRKTKMKKEIIDYSSMQKHPVSPIKDTEALSKVQRWLLSSPQPTAIPKSKSIPLGLTERSHRQAQKSARKTRPSKSATNLLSGEKARLQVVFKPPFRFSVKICKSDKTKVVLDKSSKPDMDRKRHEVLPQQASAEVTKANLSNKVPKHSNSTRTSENTVATSAPKLEKLQIQENQSHGYANLLPRSASDCKLTKKLPEVKIRNGHKKSNSVGQKKETTESRQNLITQEDGENAHVYENVVLTQDAFVPKSCSMPRRQTSVGMSRQSSYGHLPRAQIRPHRHSTNNISRSRNSSTSELEHFYNVIESLRRNNTNDVNTCNTNTSSSSGSSRHDSALLKHSSSSRQVSRTSRQNSLVDKPARSSPTDSCKLQRQHSEVELVKPHGDGGLKGFQLVVGKDKLKRQLSDNELCKSRVQLAMPMSAGAEPRQAFCWNKRASLDCEASLPAGPRVSSSRNKKRTTYTFGELKNTVPNATDPLPAEDVHISPEEFLNIIDN; encoded by the exons ATGAGCTTCGATGTAGGAAG atttataatttgtttgattaCAGAGGAAGATTACGACGCCTTTTGTCTGGCGTACATGTTTACTTATCGCGACTTTGAAATGGGTACCCTGGGTTTGGCGTGGACCGGTGATCTGAAAAATGCTGGCGGTGTCTGCGAAAAGAACGGG CATTACCGCGGCAGTATGAAGTCCCTGAACACGGGCATCGTGACTCTGTTGAACTACGGCAAGCACGTGCCGCCGGCCGTCTCCCACGTGACTCTGGCACATGAGATCGGACACAACTTCGGATCGCCG CACGACCCTGAAGTTTGCACCCCTTTCGGTGAAGACGGCAACTACATAATGTTCGCGCGAGCCACTAGCGGCGACAGGAAGAACAATAACAAGTTTTCGCCATGCTCGCTCCGAGCTATTGATCCCGTTCTCAATAACAAGGCGAGATCTCCTAAGGGATGCTTTACCG aaCCTCAACCGGCAATATGCGGTAATGGCGTTGTGGAAGAGGGCGAGGAGTGCGACTGCGGCTGGGCCTCCGAGTGCACTGACGTGTGCTGCCGCCCTCAGGCCGCCAGACCGCACTACAAGCCATGCACTCTCACGGAGCACAGCGTCTGCAGTCCTAGTCAg GGTCCGTGCTGCACAGCATCATGTACTCTTAAGTTCGGCGACAAGTGTCGCTCGGACAACGGCTGTCGCGACGCGGCCTTCTGCGACGGCAAACGTGCCGGTTGCCCCGCTAGCAGGCACAAGCCCAACAGGACACGCTGCGATAAGGAACTCGTTTGCTATATGGGA GAGTGTACGGGCTCGATCTGCCTGGCGTACGGGCTGGAGTCGTGCCAGTGCCCGGCGCGCAGCGAGGACCCGCGCTCGGCCTGCGAGCTGTGCTGCCGGCGCCCGGGCGGCGCCTGCCTGTCCTCCTTCCACTGGAACACCGCGCCCTTCGACGTGCCCGACATGTATGCGAAGCCTGGCACGCCCTGCAATGATTATAACGG GTATTGCGACGTGTTCCAACGTTGCCGCGAGGTGGATCCTTCCGGTCCGCTGGCTACTCTCCGCAAACTTCTTCTATCAGACGAAAGCATCGCAGGCTTTAAGCGATGGGTGCTCAAACACTGGTACGCCGTGCTGCTCATACTGCTCGCCGTAATCGCACTCTTG GTGGCAAGTACTCGCTTTTTAGGACGCCACGGCAAGAAACTAAAGTCTGTGACCATCATCCACTCGTCCACCACCGAAACCGTCCGTCTGCCTGACGCTGCCGACCAAGGCCTGATCGTCCATACCGCTGTCAG GTCAAAATTACCCCTTAAGAAGAAAGTAGCCTTACGAACTCGCGCATATCGCAACAAGAAAGATCACAAGAAATTAGGAGATAAAGCATCTCCACTTCACAATGCTAATAAGAAACGG AAGCCGATTAGTCAAGCTAAATTAGAGGAAGCTCctaaaataactaaagaaaGCACTGCTATTGTAACAAACGCAGAAGGCAAATCACCAAAACATGTTATCCTATCTAAACATAAAGGCAAAATTAAGAAACGTAAgaccaaaatgaaaaaagaaataatagacTACAGTTCCATGCAGAAACATCCAGTATCCCCAATTAAAGATACTGAAGCTTTGAGTAAGGTACAAAGGTGGCTCCTTAGTTCGCCACAACCCACAGCTATTCCTAAATCAAAATCTATACCCCTTGGTCTGACAGAACGATCACATCGACAGGCGCAGAAGAGCGCGAGAAAAACAAGACCGTCCAAAAGCGCTACTAACTTGCTGTCTGGCGAAAAAGCTCGACTTCAAGTCGTGTTCAAACCTCCATTCAGGTTCAGTGTAAAGATTTGTAAAAGCGACAAGACGAAAGTAGTCCTTGACAAATCTTCAAAACCTGATATGGATAGAAAAAGGCACGAAGTCTTACCTCAACAAGCATCCGCCGAAGTAACAAAAGCCAATTTATCTAATAAGGTACCTAAACATTCTAATTCTACTAGAACTTCCGAAAACACCGTCGCAACTAGTGCTCCTAAATTAGAAAAACTACAAATCCAAGAAAACCAAAGCCATGGTTACGCAAATTTATTACCTCGAAGTGCCAGTGACTGTAAGTTAACAAAGAAATTACCTGAAGTTAAAATTCGTAATGGACATAAAAAGAGCAACTCAGTAGGTCAAAAGAAAGAAACTACAGAAAGTCGTCAAAACCTAATAACCCAGGAAGACGGTGAAAACGCACACGTCTATGAAAATGTGGTATTAACACAAGACGCTTTCGTCCCTAAGAGTTGCAGCATGCCTCGGAGGCAGACTAGTGTCGGGATGTCTCGACAGAGCAGCTACGGTCATTTACCAAGAGCACAGATCCGCCCACACAGACATAGTACAAACAATATCAGCAGATCCAGAAATAGCAGTACATCAGAGTTAGAACATTTCTATAATGTTATTGAATCACTTAGACGAAATAACACAAATGATGTAAATACATGCAATACAAATACAAGCAGTTCCTCCGGCAGCAGTCGTCATGACAGTGCGCTTCTTAAACACAGCTCTAGTTCCCGGCAAGTCAGTAGAACTTCACGTCAGAACAGTTTAGTGGATAAGCCGGCGCGCTCGAGTCCCACCGACTCTTGTAAACTTCAGAGACAACACAGCGAAGTAGAGCTGGTCAAGCCTCACGGCGATGGTGGGCTAAAGGGCTTCCAACTTGTTGTGGGTAAAGATAAGTTGAAGCGGCAGCTAAGTGATAACGAGTTGTGCAAGTCCCGAGTTCAGTTAGCGATGCCGATGTCGGCCGGGGCCGAACCGCGGCAAGCGTTCTGCTGGAACAAGCGCGCCAGCCTCGACTGCGaggcgtcgctgccggctggcCCGCGCGTGTCCAGCTCCCGAAACAAAAAACGAACGACTTACACTTTCGGGGAACTCAAAAACACCGTCCCCAACGCAACTGATCCATTGCCTGCCGAAGACGTCCACATCTCTCCCGAggagtttttaaacattattgataattaa
- the LOC113500768 gene encoding uncharacterized protein LOC113500768 isoform X2 has translation MAPIRYSLHYEDYSEHLMSRFGKLLQMQSLVDMTLMCSSHTLRVHKAVLAASSAYFQEVLQKQSGEPLIILKMRFSVLKCLVEFMYCGKTQCLEENLDELVSAAQFLKIKGLSKVTKEGLGIANNSEMPVFTPPVVINRPPQSLIDLHSQDETKAQQSAQLAPATSTSQPVDSLGRMNKDMVVRIPFDIENGGTAAGDYSDAPRAIKPRRGRPSVRRTGPWEGAGSLGRAAERALLRREQDSRKAIHQLKHLQTRHMQDYMDRVTLSQAVNSICGPESSSNYMNLDNDLMYMDQTVSSNVLDPTISYSKEHSIGNETITSYSNTNPSSSADTSNSGIGTAMSQYVNALKSAGLPTDLPILFESGDGSYINVNEQVLLDMVQSSEIQYEVIEQPNIIEKVADPSEIKSIDDLSKSIERGEMLLGNKGYGANNDYDKDASQYNRTEDTINSLNAILPDNLESFAEQQNYVVLDPRLQENNNSIDHVNAHDFSCIDGDMQFFTKSMSDDVKKYYEDQQLHDARVIEQLCPASTSLDTNFSISLLDTKSSHLSSNLSQQYNPLNAEDLRRNEDCYDFGLQLPQSADFKEDALDCLMSTPKRHDDEQNTYEDSNQLDQRAQERDEIIKDLMNIENKMNMAQKHNASAKDDQNNTNSDSNVQDFNVNQLNVSNVFDNDSDNSKELDATKTSNADLSAAITSSGLQWDNLDINTKESGDNDDNRNNEHSTSADSQIDTMTSESPYQDSVIDLTGPVNDKAEQWGSIMNESDDLNKENSPRMNDENINSTLENNIPFAVGLLPLKQVQPTEDGSLLKRKNSIDVDLLDNVDAKCLKRKVKYKKL, from the exons ATGGCCCCGATACGTTACAGCCTTCATTATGAAGACTACTCTGAACATTTGATGTCAAGATTTggtaaattattacaaatgCAGTCTTTGGTGGACATGACACTTATGTGTAGTTCTCATACGTTGCGTGTTCATAAAGCTGTTCTTGCTGCAAGTAGTGCTTACTTTCAG GAGGTGTTACAAAAGCAATCCGGCGAACcgctaattatattaaagatgCGCTTCagtgtattaaaatgtttggtaGAATTCATGTACTGCGGGAAAACTCAATGTCTAGAGGAGAACTTAGACGAATTAGTGTCTGCGGCACAGTTCTTAAAGATCAAAGGACTCTCAAAAGTCACTAAAGAAGGCCTCGGCATTGCCAACAATA GTGAAATGCCAGTGTTCACACCACCGGTTGTGATAAACAGACCTCCGCAATCACTTATTGATTTGCATTCACAG GATGAAACTAAGGCTCAACAGTCTGCACAGCTGGCACCAGCTACTAGCACCAGTCAGCCAGTGGATAGTCTCGGGAGAATGAATAAG GACATGGTTGTGCGAATCCCGTTTGACATTGAGAATGGCGGTACCGCTGCCGGTGACTACTCAGACGCCCCTCGAGCCATCAAGCCGCGCCGTGGGAGGCCCAGTGTTCGA CGTACAGGACCTTGGGAAGGTGCTGGTTCATTAGGGCGGGCAGCTGAACGCGCACTACTTCGTCGCGAACAAGACTCACGAAAGGCCATACACCAGTTAAAACATCTGCAAACTAGGCATATGCAG GACTACATGGACAGAGTAACTCTTTCACAAGCCGTAAACAGTATTTGCGGACCTGAATCCTCCAGCAACTACATGAACCTTGACAATGACCTTATGTACATGGACCAAACGGTGTCATCAAATGTTCTAGATCCAACCATCTCTTACTCCAAAGAACACTCTATTGGGAATGAAACTATCACCAGCTATTCTAACACAAATCCTAGTAGCTCAGCTGATACTTCTAATAGTGGAATCGGTACAGCTATGTCTCAGTATGTCAACGCATTGAAAAGTGCCGGTCTTCCAACAGATTTACCCATACTATTCGAATCCGGTGATGGTTCATACATAAACGTCAACGAACAAGTACTGCTTGATATGGTTCAAAGTAGTGAAATACAATACGAAGTCATAGAGCAACCGAACATTATAGAGAAAGTAGCTGACCCGAGTGAAATCAAGAGTATTGATGACCTATCGAAATCTATAGAACGCGGAGAAATGTTACTAGGCAATAAGGGTTATGGCGCAAACAATGATTACGATAAGGATGCATCACAGTATAATCGTACGGAAGACACTATTAATAGTTTGAACGCAATACTACCGGATAATTTGGAATCATTTGCAGAACAGCAAAACTATGTTGTTTTAGATCCTCGGCttcaagaaaacaataactCAATAGATCATGTTAATGCTCATGATTTTTCGTGCATCGATGGAGATATGCAATTTTTCACAAAATCTATGAGTGACGATGTGAAAAAATACTATGAAGATCAACAATTGCATGACGCCAGAGTCATTGAACAGTTGTGCCCAGCAAGTACTTCTTTAGATACCAATTTTAGCATTTCTTTACTTGATACAAAAAGTTCACATTTGAGTTCTAATTTAAGCCAACAATACAATCCTCTGAATGCAGAAGATTTGAGGAGAAACGAAGATTGTTATGACTTCGGGCTTCAACTGCCTCAAAGTGCTGATTTTAAAGAAGATGCACTAGACTGCTTAATGTCTACACCCAAACGACATGACGACGAACAAAACACTTATGAGGATAGCAACCAACTTGACCAACGAGCTCAAGAAAgagatgaaataataaaagatctaatgaatattgaaaacaaaatgaatatggCTCAGAAACACAATGCCTCCGCAAAAGATGatcaaaataacacaaattcgGACTCTAATGTCCAAGATTTTAACGTTAATCAGTTAAATGTTTCTAATGTTTTTGACAACGATTCGGACAATAGTAAAGAGCTAGATGCTACGAAGACCAGCAATGCTGATTTATCTGCAGCTATAACGTCAAGTGGTTTACAATGGGATAATTTAGACATAAATACCAAGGAATCTGGCGATAATGATGATAATAGAAATAACGAACATAGCACTAGTGCTGATAGCCAAATCGATACAATGACTTCAGAATCTCCCTATCAAGACTCTGTAATAGATTTGACAGGACCTGTTAATGATAAAGCAGAGCAGTGGGGAAGTATCATGAATGAAAgtgatgatttaaataaagaaaactcgCCTCGTATGAACGATGAAAATATAAACTCCACCTTAGAAAATAACATACCATTTGCAGTAGGATTGCTCCCTCTTAAACAAGTTCAACCCACTGAAGATGGTAGTTTATTAAAACGAAAGAATTCTATTGACGTCGATTTGTTGGACAATGTAGATGCGAAGTGTTTAAAACGTAAGGTGAAGTACAAgaaattgtga
- the LOC113500768 gene encoding uncharacterized protein LOC113500768 isoform X1, protein MAPIRYSLHYEDYSEHLMSRFGKLLQMQSLVDMTLMCSSHTLRVHKAVLAASSAYFQEVLQKQSGEPLIILKMRFSVLKCLVEFMYCGKTQCLEENLDELVSAAQFLKIKGLSKVTKEGLGIANNSEMPVFTPPVVINRPPQSLIDLHSQDETKAQQSAQLAPATSTSQPVDSLGRMNKQDMVVRIPFDIENGGTAAGDYSDAPRAIKPRRGRPSVRRTGPWEGAGSLGRAAERALLRREQDSRKAIHQLKHLQTRHMQDYMDRVTLSQAVNSICGPESSSNYMNLDNDLMYMDQTVSSNVLDPTISYSKEHSIGNETITSYSNTNPSSSADTSNSGIGTAMSQYVNALKSAGLPTDLPILFESGDGSYINVNEQVLLDMVQSSEIQYEVIEQPNIIEKVADPSEIKSIDDLSKSIERGEMLLGNKGYGANNDYDKDASQYNRTEDTINSLNAILPDNLESFAEQQNYVVLDPRLQENNNSIDHVNAHDFSCIDGDMQFFTKSMSDDVKKYYEDQQLHDARVIEQLCPASTSLDTNFSISLLDTKSSHLSSNLSQQYNPLNAEDLRRNEDCYDFGLQLPQSADFKEDALDCLMSTPKRHDDEQNTYEDSNQLDQRAQERDEIIKDLMNIENKMNMAQKHNASAKDDQNNTNSDSNVQDFNVNQLNVSNVFDNDSDNSKELDATKTSNADLSAAITSSGLQWDNLDINTKESGDNDDNRNNEHSTSADSQIDTMTSESPYQDSVIDLTGPVNDKAEQWGSIMNESDDLNKENSPRMNDENINSTLENNIPFAVGLLPLKQVQPTEDGSLLKRKNSIDVDLLDNVDAKCLKRKVKYKKL, encoded by the exons ATGGCCCCGATACGTTACAGCCTTCATTATGAAGACTACTCTGAACATTTGATGTCAAGATTTggtaaattattacaaatgCAGTCTTTGGTGGACATGACACTTATGTGTAGTTCTCATACGTTGCGTGTTCATAAAGCTGTTCTTGCTGCAAGTAGTGCTTACTTTCAG GAGGTGTTACAAAAGCAATCCGGCGAACcgctaattatattaaagatgCGCTTCagtgtattaaaatgtttggtaGAATTCATGTACTGCGGGAAAACTCAATGTCTAGAGGAGAACTTAGACGAATTAGTGTCTGCGGCACAGTTCTTAAAGATCAAAGGACTCTCAAAAGTCACTAAAGAAGGCCTCGGCATTGCCAACAATA GTGAAATGCCAGTGTTCACACCACCGGTTGTGATAAACAGACCTCCGCAATCACTTATTGATTTGCATTCACAG GATGAAACTAAGGCTCAACAGTCTGCACAGCTGGCACCAGCTACTAGCACCAGTCAGCCAGTGGATAGTCTCGGGAGAATGAATAAG CAGGACATGGTTGTGCGAATCCCGTTTGACATTGAGAATGGCGGTACCGCTGCCGGTGACTACTCAGACGCCCCTCGAGCCATCAAGCCGCGCCGTGGGAGGCCCAGTGTTCGA CGTACAGGACCTTGGGAAGGTGCTGGTTCATTAGGGCGGGCAGCTGAACGCGCACTACTTCGTCGCGAACAAGACTCACGAAAGGCCATACACCAGTTAAAACATCTGCAAACTAGGCATATGCAG GACTACATGGACAGAGTAACTCTTTCACAAGCCGTAAACAGTATTTGCGGACCTGAATCCTCCAGCAACTACATGAACCTTGACAATGACCTTATGTACATGGACCAAACGGTGTCATCAAATGTTCTAGATCCAACCATCTCTTACTCCAAAGAACACTCTATTGGGAATGAAACTATCACCAGCTATTCTAACACAAATCCTAGTAGCTCAGCTGATACTTCTAATAGTGGAATCGGTACAGCTATGTCTCAGTATGTCAACGCATTGAAAAGTGCCGGTCTTCCAACAGATTTACCCATACTATTCGAATCCGGTGATGGTTCATACATAAACGTCAACGAACAAGTACTGCTTGATATGGTTCAAAGTAGTGAAATACAATACGAAGTCATAGAGCAACCGAACATTATAGAGAAAGTAGCTGACCCGAGTGAAATCAAGAGTATTGATGACCTATCGAAATCTATAGAACGCGGAGAAATGTTACTAGGCAATAAGGGTTATGGCGCAAACAATGATTACGATAAGGATGCATCACAGTATAATCGTACGGAAGACACTATTAATAGTTTGAACGCAATACTACCGGATAATTTGGAATCATTTGCAGAACAGCAAAACTATGTTGTTTTAGATCCTCGGCttcaagaaaacaataactCAATAGATCATGTTAATGCTCATGATTTTTCGTGCATCGATGGAGATATGCAATTTTTCACAAAATCTATGAGTGACGATGTGAAAAAATACTATGAAGATCAACAATTGCATGACGCCAGAGTCATTGAACAGTTGTGCCCAGCAAGTACTTCTTTAGATACCAATTTTAGCATTTCTTTACTTGATACAAAAAGTTCACATTTGAGTTCTAATTTAAGCCAACAATACAATCCTCTGAATGCAGAAGATTTGAGGAGAAACGAAGATTGTTATGACTTCGGGCTTCAACTGCCTCAAAGTGCTGATTTTAAAGAAGATGCACTAGACTGCTTAATGTCTACACCCAAACGACATGACGACGAACAAAACACTTATGAGGATAGCAACCAACTTGACCAACGAGCTCAAGAAAgagatgaaataataaaagatctaatgaatattgaaaacaaaatgaatatggCTCAGAAACACAATGCCTCCGCAAAAGATGatcaaaataacacaaattcgGACTCTAATGTCCAAGATTTTAACGTTAATCAGTTAAATGTTTCTAATGTTTTTGACAACGATTCGGACAATAGTAAAGAGCTAGATGCTACGAAGACCAGCAATGCTGATTTATCTGCAGCTATAACGTCAAGTGGTTTACAATGGGATAATTTAGACATAAATACCAAGGAATCTGGCGATAATGATGATAATAGAAATAACGAACATAGCACTAGTGCTGATAGCCAAATCGATACAATGACTTCAGAATCTCCCTATCAAGACTCTGTAATAGATTTGACAGGACCTGTTAATGATAAAGCAGAGCAGTGGGGAAGTATCATGAATGAAAgtgatgatttaaataaagaaaactcgCCTCGTATGAACGATGAAAATATAAACTCCACCTTAGAAAATAACATACCATTTGCAGTAGGATTGCTCCCTCTTAAACAAGTTCAACCCACTGAAGATGGTAGTTTATTAAAACGAAAGAATTCTATTGACGTCGATTTGTTGGACAATGTAGATGCGAAGTGTTTAAAACGTAAGGTGAAGTACAAgaaattgtga
- the LOC113500768 gene encoding uncharacterized protein LOC113500768 isoform X3 produces MYCGKTQCLEENLDELVSAAQFLKIKGLSKVTKEGLGIANNSEMPVFTPPVVINRPPQSLIDLHSQDETKAQQSAQLAPATSTSQPVDSLGRMNKQDMVVRIPFDIENGGTAAGDYSDAPRAIKPRRGRPSVRRTGPWEGAGSLGRAAERALLRREQDSRKAIHQLKHLQTRHMQDYMDRVTLSQAVNSICGPESSSNYMNLDNDLMYMDQTVSSNVLDPTISYSKEHSIGNETITSYSNTNPSSSADTSNSGIGTAMSQYVNALKSAGLPTDLPILFESGDGSYINVNEQVLLDMVQSSEIQYEVIEQPNIIEKVADPSEIKSIDDLSKSIERGEMLLGNKGYGANNDYDKDASQYNRTEDTINSLNAILPDNLESFAEQQNYVVLDPRLQENNNSIDHVNAHDFSCIDGDMQFFTKSMSDDVKKYYEDQQLHDARVIEQLCPASTSLDTNFSISLLDTKSSHLSSNLSQQYNPLNAEDLRRNEDCYDFGLQLPQSADFKEDALDCLMSTPKRHDDEQNTYEDSNQLDQRAQERDEIIKDLMNIENKMNMAQKHNASAKDDQNNTNSDSNVQDFNVNQLNVSNVFDNDSDNSKELDATKTSNADLSAAITSSGLQWDNLDINTKESGDNDDNRNNEHSTSADSQIDTMTSESPYQDSVIDLTGPVNDKAEQWGSIMNESDDLNKENSPRMNDENINSTLENNIPFAVGLLPLKQVQPTEDGSLLKRKNSIDVDLLDNVDAKCLKRKVKYKKL; encoded by the exons ATGTACTGCGGGAAAACTCAATGTCTAGAGGAGAACTTAGACGAATTAGTGTCTGCGGCACAGTTCTTAAAGATCAAAGGACTCTCAAAAGTCACTAAAGAAGGCCTCGGCATTGCCAACAATA GTGAAATGCCAGTGTTCACACCACCGGTTGTGATAAACAGACCTCCGCAATCACTTATTGATTTGCATTCACAG GATGAAACTAAGGCTCAACAGTCTGCACAGCTGGCACCAGCTACTAGCACCAGTCAGCCAGTGGATAGTCTCGGGAGAATGAATAAG CAGGACATGGTTGTGCGAATCCCGTTTGACATTGAGAATGGCGGTACCGCTGCCGGTGACTACTCAGACGCCCCTCGAGCCATCAAGCCGCGCCGTGGGAGGCCCAGTGTTCGA CGTACAGGACCTTGGGAAGGTGCTGGTTCATTAGGGCGGGCAGCTGAACGCGCACTACTTCGTCGCGAACAAGACTCACGAAAGGCCATACACCAGTTAAAACATCTGCAAACTAGGCATATGCAG GACTACATGGACAGAGTAACTCTTTCACAAGCCGTAAACAGTATTTGCGGACCTGAATCCTCCAGCAACTACATGAACCTTGACAATGACCTTATGTACATGGACCAAACGGTGTCATCAAATGTTCTAGATCCAACCATCTCTTACTCCAAAGAACACTCTATTGGGAATGAAACTATCACCAGCTATTCTAACACAAATCCTAGTAGCTCAGCTGATACTTCTAATAGTGGAATCGGTACAGCTATGTCTCAGTATGTCAACGCATTGAAAAGTGCCGGTCTTCCAACAGATTTACCCATACTATTCGAATCCGGTGATGGTTCATACATAAACGTCAACGAACAAGTACTGCTTGATATGGTTCAAAGTAGTGAAATACAATACGAAGTCATAGAGCAACCGAACATTATAGAGAAAGTAGCTGACCCGAGTGAAATCAAGAGTATTGATGACCTATCGAAATCTATAGAACGCGGAGAAATGTTACTAGGCAATAAGGGTTATGGCGCAAACAATGATTACGATAAGGATGCATCACAGTATAATCGTACGGAAGACACTATTAATAGTTTGAACGCAATACTACCGGATAATTTGGAATCATTTGCAGAACAGCAAAACTATGTTGTTTTAGATCCTCGGCttcaagaaaacaataactCAATAGATCATGTTAATGCTCATGATTTTTCGTGCATCGATGGAGATATGCAATTTTTCACAAAATCTATGAGTGACGATGTGAAAAAATACTATGAAGATCAACAATTGCATGACGCCAGAGTCATTGAACAGTTGTGCCCAGCAAGTACTTCTTTAGATACCAATTTTAGCATTTCTTTACTTGATACAAAAAGTTCACATTTGAGTTCTAATTTAAGCCAACAATACAATCCTCTGAATGCAGAAGATTTGAGGAGAAACGAAGATTGTTATGACTTCGGGCTTCAACTGCCTCAAAGTGCTGATTTTAAAGAAGATGCACTAGACTGCTTAATGTCTACACCCAAACGACATGACGACGAACAAAACACTTATGAGGATAGCAACCAACTTGACCAACGAGCTCAAGAAAgagatgaaataataaaagatctaatgaatattgaaaacaaaatgaatatggCTCAGAAACACAATGCCTCCGCAAAAGATGatcaaaataacacaaattcgGACTCTAATGTCCAAGATTTTAACGTTAATCAGTTAAATGTTTCTAATGTTTTTGACAACGATTCGGACAATAGTAAAGAGCTAGATGCTACGAAGACCAGCAATGCTGATTTATCTGCAGCTATAACGTCAAGTGGTTTACAATGGGATAATTTAGACATAAATACCAAGGAATCTGGCGATAATGATGATAATAGAAATAACGAACATAGCACTAGTGCTGATAGCCAAATCGATACAATGACTTCAGAATCTCCCTATCAAGACTCTGTAATAGATTTGACAGGACCTGTTAATGATAAAGCAGAGCAGTGGGGAAGTATCATGAATGAAAgtgatgatttaaataaagaaaactcgCCTCGTATGAACGATGAAAATATAAACTCCACCTTAGAAAATAACATACCATTTGCAGTAGGATTGCTCCCTCTTAAACAAGTTCAACCCACTGAAGATGGTAGTTTATTAAAACGAAAGAATTCTATTGACGTCGATTTGTTGGACAATGTAGATGCGAAGTGTTTAAAACGTAAGGTGAAGTACAAgaaattgtga